TAAGCACCGCCACCGGTTGCGGCCCTTCTTCGACCATCAGGTTCCAGGGATCAAGCACCACCCTCGACTGGGACGATTTGGCCGGCTGCATGTTCCAGCACGATGAGTTGCGCCTCTTGAAAATCGCCGCGAACCATCCTGCCTTCCAGGACTTCAACATCATCCTGCAATCCGCCGCATCCGGCGGGGACCTGGGAGGATGGCTGGCCTCCGTGCATCCCGATTCCCAAGGCTACACCACGGCCGCCGGAGACTCGGGAACCGATTTCGTGGTCGATCTGACGCCGGGACATACCTGTTCCGGCGTAGTGGACACGGCCTCCCCCGCCGGCAATCCGCTGGCCCTGTTCGTCCCGGGATCTCCCTATTACGCCCTGGTCCGCAAAGGCCGCTTCCAATTCGTAGGCCTTCCTGCCGGGAGGCTCCCTCTGCGCTGGGTCGACAGCTCGGGCCGCGTCTTCGCCGTACCGGAATCCCTGGGCCTCGCGGGCGGCGGGGAAACGCCCCTCGCCTACTCCCTTCCGGGCCCGATCCATTCCGGCGACCGGATCGACTCCATAATCCTACCCGATCCGTATCCGATGCTTTCCCTTCCGGTCGCATCGCCGCCGGGGGAATACCCATTCTACGATTCCGTTGAAGTCACGCTCAGCGCGCCCGCCGGCGCGTCCATCTACTACACCACGGACGGCACCACGCCCACGCCGAGCTCCAAACAGTACGAGAAGCCTATCCTCATGCGGGTCAGCACCACCCTCTATGCGGTGGCCTATGCGCCCGGTTTCGAGCACAGCCCCGTCTCCGCGAACAATTACGTGCTGGCCCTAATGCGCCCCAGCATCACGCCGGGTGCGGGGGAATTCGTGGACTCGGTGCGGGTGGAAATGTCCGGTCCTACCGGCAGCACGGTCCATTACACCCTGGACGGAAGCATTCCCACCAAGGACAGCCCCGCCTATCCGGGCAGCGCCATCGTATTGCGCGCATCCACCTTGGTCCAAGCCGTCTCCGTCGCGCCCGGATTCCGTTCCAGCGAAGTGGTCTCCAGCCAATACGTGATCAAAACTGATAGCGTATCCGTCCTGGATACGACCGCGGTTCCTCCCGCCCACCCCTGAAGGCGATCAAACCAAAAGGCCTTTCCGCATGAAGGCCCCAGATGCAGAAAGGCCCCTTCCGCGCCAAGGAAAGCGGAAGGGGCCGGAGACTTCGAGAAGCTGCGGAGATCGGGGTCTCTCTGCGCGGAGCGGAACGGACCCCGGTTACTTGCGGCGGCGGCTGCGAAGGCCCGAACCGAGGGCCAGGACACCCAGGCCCAAGAGGGCGAGGGACCCAGGCTCCGGCACGGCCGCAGGCGGGGCGAAACCAGTAGACGGATCGTAAGGCGAGGTCGAGCGTTCGCCCGAGTTCAGCCAGAACGCATCCACGTAGAAATCGGAATTCGGTTCCGAACCATAAATGGTGGCGCCCCCGATGCCGGTCGCCAAAGGCGCGGTGGTGCTGACGTACTCCCATTGGCCCGTGGTCGTGGTCGTTGAGCCGGTGGTGCCGGTGGTTCCCCCGTTGAAGAACAAGCCGAGTTCGGCGGAACCGGAGTTCACGTAGAACCAGGCGCTGGCGGTGTAGATGCCGGGGACCGGGGAGCCGTATTGGTACAACCCGTCATGATCGCCGCCGATAATATGGGCCGACGCCCCGCCGTCCAAAAAGGTGGACATGGACTGCACCGTGGTGACCACCGGACCGGAGTTGGCCCATTGATACCAGTCGCAAAGCGACGAGGCGGTGCTGGTCCCGACTCCGCTGGTGGTCGGGGTTCCGGAACCGCATTCGAAGCCGGAATTATTGATGAGATCCGCGTGGGCGGCCATCGCGGAGAAAGCCAAAAGACCGAACATGAGAGAATAGCGTTTTTTCATTTGCATGTCGGCTAATAGTGCAATGCCTATGCCAGCATCTGGCACCCCTATACAGGAATAAAAGTGACCCTGTATCTCCAAGTTCGCAAGGTGGGTTGTATGGAATTCCGACAGGATGCCGGGGAGGGATACGGAACCTAAAATCACAAACTCCTGCGGGGAGCAGGAGTTCAAGGGACGACTATCGATTCAACGCTGGCTAGTTATTGAGCAGCTTGTCCAAGCCGTAGATGAAGGCCTGGCGGTTATCGTAAACCTGCGGGATCTTGTTCGTCATTTCGATCGCTTCCTTGGGGCAAGCCTCGACGCAATAGCCGCAGTAGATGCATTTCAGCATATCGATCTCGAAGACCTTCGGTATCTTGTCCCGGTTCTCCCATTCGGGCGGAGCGGCCTGGGCCTCGATGGTGATGCAATGGGCCGGGCAAGCGGTGGCGCACATATAGCAGGCCACGCACTTCATGTTGCCGTTGGCGTCCTTGGTGAGCCGATGCTCGCCGCGGAAACGCTCCGAGACCTTCGGCCTCTCCTCGGGATAATTGATCGTCACCGGCTTCTTGAAGAAATGCCGGAGCGAGACCATCATGCCCTTGGCGATGGTCGGGAAGTATATGCGCGTGTACCAGGCCAGACGGCTGCCGGGCATGTTCTTGTTGATCTGGGCGTCGCGGGCGGGCGCGATCATATCAGCCTCCGAATCCGAAACGGGACGCCACGTATTCCAGGAACAGCGCGGTACCGATGATATTAGCCAAAGCGATGGGGATGAGCACGTGCCAGCCGAGCTTCATCAGCTGATCCCAGCGGAAACGCGGAAGGGTCCAGCGCACCCACATGAAGAAGAAAATCAGGCAGACGACCTTGCCGAAAAAGATGGCGAAGGAGAGGAGGCCGACCAGGATCTGGCCGAGGGCGGAACCGGAAAGCATTTCGGCCAGCAGCTTGAAGCCGGGGAAGGTCCAACCGCCCAGGAACAGGGTCGTCAGGATGGCGCACATGGTGAACATGGCGGCGTATTCCCCGTTCATGAACCAAGCGTAGCGCATGCCGGTATACTCGGTATGGTAGCCGCCCACCAATTCCTGTTCGGCCTCGGGCAAATCGAAGGGCGCGCGATTGGTTTCCGCGAAGGCGGCGACGAGGAACAGGATGAAGGTGATCGGTTGCCGGATGATGTTCCAGGCCGTGTCTTGCTGTTGCTGTACGATCTCCGAGAGGTTGACCGTGCCCGTCATGAGGATGAGGGCCACTACCGCCATGCCCATGACGAT
The DNA window shown above is from Fibrobacterota bacterium and carries:
- a CDS encoding chitobiase/beta-hexosaminidase C-terminal domain-containing protein — translated: MMARFRFPIRFGWGLAVAAACFLSACLSLSGCAGGTSSEVGNPSLTLNFRKQGKPFIFDGYMRIVAAGSNPEFYYVRPDDGTTSPDLKVSTATGCGPSSTIRFQGSSTTLDWDDLAGCMFQHDELRLLKIAANHPAFQDFNIILQSAASGGDLGGWLASVHPDSQGYTTAAGDSGTDFVVDLTPGHTCSGVVDTASPAGNPLALFVPGSPYYALVRKGRFQFVGLPAGRLPLRWVDSSGRVFAVPESLGLAGGGETPLAYSLPGPIHSGDRIDSIILPDPYPMLSLPVASPPGEYPFYDSVEVTLSAPAGASIYYTTDGTTPTPSSKQYEKPILMRVSTTLYAVAYAPGFEHSPVSANNYVLALMRPSITPGAGEFVDSVRVEMSGPTGSTVHYTLDGSIPTKDSPAYPGSAIVLRASTLVQAVSVAPGFRSSEVVSSQYVIKTDSVSVLDTTAVPPAHP
- a CDS encoding PEP-CTERM sorting domain-containing protein, translating into MQMKKRYSLMFGLLAFSAMAAHADLINNSGFECGSGTPTTSGVGTSTASSLCDWYQWANSGPVVTTVQSMSTFLDGGASAHIIGGDHDGLYQYGSPVPGIYTASAWFYVNSGSAELGLFFNGGTTGTTGSTTTTTGQWEYVSTTAPLATGIGGATIYGSEPNSDFYVDAFWLNSGERSTSPYDPSTGFAPPAAVPEPGSLALLGLGVLALGSGLRSRRRK
- a CDS encoding NADH-quinone oxidoreductase subunit I — its product is MPGSRLAWYTRIYFPTIAKGMMVSLRHFFKKPVTINYPEERPKVSERFRGEHRLTKDANGNMKCVACYMCATACPAHCITIEAQAAPPEWENRDKIPKVFEIDMLKCIYCGYCVEACPKEAIEMTNKIPQVYDNRQAFIYGLDKLLNN
- the nuoH gene encoding NADH-quinone oxidoreductase subunit NuoH — protein: MDTLLAILSNFWVIVAIKIAVGLGLVMGMVPMMVWMERKVSARFQLRRGPNRVGPFGLFQLIADSLKLLWKEDFFPRNTDRLVFLAAPIMAFLPGVLSFSLIPVGVAGGNEIMGPGGVMAVSYISLGLLVIMAISSVAAYGIAFAGWASNNQYSLLGGIRSSAQLISYEIVMGMAVVALILMTGTVNLSEIVQQQQDTAWNIIRQPITFILFLVAAFAETNRAPFDLPEAEQELVGGYHTEYTGMRYAWFMNGEYAAMFTMCAILTTLFLGGWTFPGFKLLAEMLSGSALGQILVGLLSFAIFFGKVVCLIFFFMWVRWTLPRFRWDQLMKLGWHVLIPIALANIIGTALFLEYVASRFGFGG